A DNA window from Streptomyces canus contains the following coding sequences:
- a CDS encoding ABC transporter substrate-binding protein yields MGSPFGSRGPVRRLVTAAVALVATVGLATACGSGDDDSGGGGGGTADAKGVDDGATLTMWTRAATRPQSEALVKAYNAHHKNKVELTVVPTDDYQAKVGAAAGSKDLPDLFASDVVFVPNYTSSGLFADLTDHIDALPFADDLAQSHIKAGTYDGKKYVVPHTLDLSVLFYNKDLYRRAKLDPDKPPTTLAEWDQQARAVDKLGGGVSGTFFGGNCGGCGVFTWWPSIWAAGEDVMNEEGTEALLASDTAEKVYDTYRGWVQDDIVAPGARDETGVTWTGVFPKGKVGVMPMPSTTLGLMPKDLDLGVAPIPGPDGGQSTFVGGDAIGISATSDKTDQAWNFLAWSVGDEAQVDVVAAHKDVVARTDLASNKYSKADPRLVTINQLVADGRTPYALKFGQTFNDPNGPWLTLMRDAVFGDAAKVEKDNEAVTASLTD; encoded by the coding sequence ATGGGGAGCCCGTTCGGATCGCGTGGACCCGTCCGCCGACTCGTCACCGCCGCAGTCGCCCTGGTCGCCACGGTCGGCCTGGCCACGGCCTGCGGATCGGGGGACGACGACTCGGGCGGCGGGGGAGGGGGTACAGCGGACGCGAAGGGGGTCGACGACGGCGCCACGCTGACCATGTGGACCCGCGCGGCGACCCGCCCGCAGAGCGAGGCCCTGGTCAAGGCGTACAACGCCCATCACAAGAACAAGGTCGAACTGACCGTCGTCCCCACCGACGACTACCAGGCCAAGGTCGGCGCGGCCGCCGGTTCCAAGGACCTCCCCGACCTGTTCGCCTCCGACGTGGTGTTCGTCCCGAACTACACCTCCAGCGGGCTCTTCGCCGACCTCACCGACCACATCGACGCCCTGCCCTTCGCGGACGACCTCGCCCAGTCGCACATCAAGGCCGGCACGTACGACGGCAAGAAGTACGTCGTCCCGCACACCCTCGACCTCTCGGTGCTCTTCTACAACAAGGACCTCTACCGCCGGGCGAAGCTCGACCCGGACAAGCCGCCCACCACGCTGGCCGAATGGGACCAACAGGCGCGGGCCGTCGACAAGTTGGGCGGTGGCGTCAGCGGCACCTTCTTCGGCGGCAACTGCGGCGGCTGCGGTGTCTTCACGTGGTGGCCGTCGATCTGGGCCGCCGGCGAGGACGTGATGAACGAGGAGGGCACCGAGGCCCTCCTGGCCTCCGACACCGCCGAGAAGGTCTACGACACCTACCGCGGCTGGGTCCAGGACGACATCGTGGCCCCCGGCGCCCGCGACGAGACCGGTGTGACCTGGACCGGTGTCTTCCCGAAGGGCAAGGTCGGCGTGATGCCCATGCCGTCGACGACCCTGGGCCTGATGCCCAAGGACCTCGACCTCGGTGTCGCCCCCATCCCCGGGCCCGACGGCGGCCAGTCCACCTTCGTCGGCGGGGACGCCATCGGCATCTCCGCCACCAGCGACAAGACCGACCAGGCCTGGAACTTCCTCGCCTGGTCCGTGGGCGACGAGGCACAGGTCGACGTGGTCGCCGCGCACAAGGACGTGGTGGCCCGCACCGACCTCGCGTCCAACAAGTACTCCAAGGCCGACCCGCGCCTGGTCACCATCAACCAGCTGGTGGCGGACGGCCGTACCCCGTACGCCCTGAAGTTCGGCCAGACCTTCAACGACCCCAACGGCCCCTGGCTGACGCTGATGCGCGACGCCGTCTTCGGTGACGCGGCGAAGGTCGAGAAGGACAACGAGGCCGTCACCGCCTCACTGACCGACTGA
- a CDS encoding carbohydrate ABC transporter permease has protein sequence MQVKAPDRAATAEHPVRTAAPHRRRRILRHSRTLQGLGYATPTAVFVAVLFVLPLLLVGQMSLHDWPLLAGDRGGNTPENYTDVTDSTLFWPAVRFTLLYTGIVTVVLLGLALLLALLVQESRSGTGFFRTVYFLPGALGLASASLLFWGMYSPTTGPLSRPLEKLGLVDGPVSFLGTPTSALLSTVFLVVWKFAGFYMLILLVGLQRIPHELYEAARMDGAGRGQIFRSITLPLLRPSLALSLLLCVTGSLLAFDQFFVLTKGGPDNSTVTVVQLIYREAFQRLDLGTAAALSIIVLAALLLLNASQFRGLRHADES, from the coding sequence ATGCAGGTGAAGGCACCGGACCGGGCGGCAACCGCCGAGCACCCGGTCCGGACGGCCGCCCCACACCGGCGCCGCAGGATCCTCCGGCACTCCCGCACCCTCCAAGGCCTCGGATACGCCACCCCGACAGCCGTGTTCGTCGCCGTCCTCTTCGTCCTGCCCCTCCTCCTCGTCGGCCAGATGTCGCTCCACGACTGGCCGTTGCTCGCCGGCGACCGGGGCGGCAACACTCCCGAGAACTACACGGACGTCACCGACAGCACCCTGTTCTGGCCAGCGGTCCGCTTCACACTCCTCTACACGGGGATCGTCACCGTCGTCCTCCTCGGTCTCGCGCTCCTCCTCGCGCTGCTGGTGCAGGAGTCCCGCTCCGGCACCGGCTTCTTCCGCACGGTCTACTTCCTGCCGGGCGCCCTCGGGCTCGCCTCCGCCTCCCTGCTGTTCTGGGGGATGTACAGCCCGACCACCGGCCCCCTCAGCCGCCCCCTGGAGAAGCTCGGCCTGGTCGACGGCCCGGTGTCCTTTCTCGGCACACCGACCTCCGCCCTATTGTCGACGGTGTTCCTCGTCGTCTGGAAGTTCGCCGGCTTCTACATGCTGATCCTGCTCGTCGGCCTCCAGCGCATCCCGCACGAGCTGTACGAGGCGGCGCGCATGGACGGCGCCGGCCGCGGCCAGATCTTCCGCTCCATCACCCTGCCACTGCTGCGGCCCTCTCTCGCCCTGTCCCTGCTGCTGTGCGTGACCGGATCGCTGCTCGCCTTCGACCAGTTCTTCGTCCTGACCAAGGGCGGCCCGGACAACAGCACGGTGACAGTGGTGCAGTTGATCTACCGGGAGGCGTTCCAGCGGCTCGACCTCGGTACCGCGGCGGCCCTTTCGATCATCGTGCTGGCCGCTCTGCTCCTCCTCAACGCCTCGCAGTTCCGCGGTCTGCGGCACGCCGACGAATCATGA
- a CDS encoding carbohydrate ABC transporter permease, translated as MVDGCGTAGALRRVLLPAVRPGLITVGLFAFLAAWNDFIAPLILISDSEKAPLPLAVANLRQQSMGAVDYGATEAGVVVLAVPCLLAFLLLQRHYVRGFMSGALKG; from the coding sequence CTGGTCGACGGCTGCGGCACGGCGGGCGCCCTGCGCCGGGTGCTGCTCCCGGCGGTGCGGCCGGGACTGATCACGGTGGGCCTCTTCGCCTTTCTCGCGGCCTGGAACGACTTCATCGCCCCGCTGATCCTCATCTCCGACAGCGAGAAGGCGCCCCTGCCGCTGGCCGTCGCGAATCTGCGCCAACAGAGCATGGGGGCCGTCGACTACGGCGCCACCGAGGCGGGCGTGGTGGTGCTCGCCGTGCCCTGTCTCCTCGCTTTCCTGCTTCTGCAACGGCACTACGTGCGCGGGTTCATGTCGGGTGCCCTGAAGGGATGA
- a CDS encoding glycoside hydrolase family 127 protein yields the protein MKSTSKTNTDRVVPVAPSRGRLRPLGLDEVRITGGFWARRREANATATLDHCRDWMERVGWTANFGAPVEQRRGREFADSDVYKLLEAMAWAGTGSDTITETIATAQEPDGYLNTAFGRPGQQPRYSDLEWGHELYCYGHLIQAGVAEIRTRGEGELAKIAQRAADHVCATFGPGGIDGVCGHPEIETALVELARATGEQRYLDQAALFIDRRGRGSLADGEFGRAYYQDDLPVRQAPVLRGHAVRALYLAAGAVDVAVETGDEDLLAAVVRQWETTVARRTYLTGGMGSHHRDESFGDDFVLPPDRAYSETCAAVASVMLSWRLLLATGEPRFADLAERTLFNVVATSPSEDGRSFFYANTLHRRRRGTVPAADAVSPRAESSLRAPWFAVSCCPTNVARTLALLPAYLASVDDHGIQLHQYADAEISVDHVALRVRTDYPSDGTVTVRITRSPDRPWTLSLRVPAWTEGATARLVDADGTRRTVVPGTATVTRVFRPGDEIRLELPVAPRWIGPDPRIDAVRGTVAVQRGPLVYCAESVDLPDGREVDAVRVDIAAEPVDGPDDTVVAPGELAEPHDEVWPYRPPDRAEAPAARRQGIVLVPYHSWANRGPSTMRVWLPTTRR from the coding sequence TTGAAGTCGACGTCGAAGACGAACACGGACCGTGTCGTACCGGTCGCACCGAGTCGCGGTCGCCTCCGGCCGCTCGGCCTCGACGAGGTACGGATCACCGGCGGCTTCTGGGCCCGGCGCAGGGAGGCCAACGCCACCGCCACCCTCGACCACTGCCGCGACTGGATGGAACGCGTCGGCTGGACCGCCAACTTCGGCGCACCCGTGGAGCAGCGGCGGGGACGGGAGTTCGCCGACTCCGACGTCTACAAGCTGCTCGAAGCGATGGCCTGGGCAGGCACCGGCTCCGACACGATCACCGAGACGATCGCCACCGCCCAGGAACCCGACGGCTACCTCAACACCGCCTTCGGCCGCCCCGGCCAGCAGCCCCGCTACAGCGACCTCGAATGGGGCCACGAGCTGTACTGCTACGGGCACTTGATCCAGGCGGGCGTGGCGGAGATCCGCACCCGTGGCGAGGGCGAGCTGGCGAAGATCGCCCAGCGGGCCGCCGATCACGTGTGCGCCACCTTCGGCCCCGGCGGCATCGACGGCGTGTGCGGACATCCCGAGATCGAGACCGCCCTGGTCGAACTGGCCCGAGCGACCGGCGAACAGCGCTACCTCGACCAGGCGGCACTGTTCATCGACCGCCGAGGCCGAGGCAGTCTCGCCGACGGCGAGTTCGGCCGCGCCTACTACCAGGACGACCTGCCCGTCCGGCAGGCCCCTGTCCTGCGCGGCCACGCCGTCCGGGCCCTCTACCTCGCGGCCGGCGCTGTAGACGTCGCCGTGGAGACGGGGGACGAGGACCTCCTGGCGGCCGTCGTACGGCAGTGGGAGACCACGGTCGCCCGACGCACCTACCTGACCGGCGGCATGGGCTCCCACCACCGCGACGAGTCCTTCGGCGACGACTTCGTCCTCCCACCCGACCGCGCCTACTCGGAGACATGCGCCGCCGTCGCCTCCGTGATGCTCAGCTGGCGACTCCTCCTCGCCACCGGCGAACCCCGCTTCGCCGACCTCGCCGAACGGACCCTGTTCAACGTCGTGGCGACCTCACCCTCCGAGGACGGCCGCTCCTTCTTCTACGCCAACACCCTGCACCGCCGCCGACGCGGCACCGTCCCGGCGGCGGACGCCGTGAGCCCACGTGCCGAATCGAGCCTGCGTGCCCCCTGGTTCGCGGTGTCCTGCTGCCCGACCAACGTGGCCCGCACCCTGGCCCTGCTGCCCGCGTATCTGGCTTCCGTCGACGACCACGGCATCCAGCTCCACCAGTACGCGGACGCCGAGATCTCCGTCGACCACGTCGCCCTGCGCGTCCGCACCGACTACCCGTCCGACGGGACCGTGACCGTACGGATCACCCGGTCCCCGGACCGTCCATGGACCCTGTCCCTGCGCGTCCCGGCGTGGACGGAGGGGGCCACGGCCCGGCTGGTCGACGCGGACGGAACCCGTCGCACCGTCGTCCCGGGCACGGCGACGGTCACCCGCGTCTTCCGCCCGGGCGACGAGATCCGGCTCGAACTGCCCGTCGCCCCGCGCTGGATCGGGCCGGACCCCCGCATCGACGCGGTGCGCGGCACGGTCGCCGTCCAGCGCGGCCCCCTGGTGTACTGCGCCGAGTCGGTGGACCTGCCGGACGGACGGGAGGTCGACGCCGTGCGGGTGGACATCGCCGCCGAGCCGGTGGACGGTCCGGACGACACGGTCGTGGCGCCGGGTGAACTCGCCGAGCCGCACGACGAGGTGTGGCCGTACCGGCCACCGGACCGGGCCGAGGCGCCCGCCGCCCGGCGGCAGGGGATCGTGCTGGTGCCGTACCACTCCTGGGCGAACCGCGGCCCGTCGACGATGCGTGTGTGGCTGCCGACTACCCGGCGCTGA
- a CDS encoding beta-L-arabinofuranosidase domain-containing protein: MSQPPTRRRVLGLAAATAAAVPLAQIATPSYAAAAPDWPVQPFPLGQVTLGEGVFRRKRDLMLDYARSYPADRILAVFRANAGLDSRGARPPGGWETADGNLRGHYGGHFLTLVAQAYAGTQETALKAKLDYLVTALDECRQAFAEHGSPKPSHPGYLAAYPETQFILLESYTTYPTIWAPYYTCHKIMRGLLDAHTLGGSQQALRMASAMGDWVHSRLSRLSKAQLERMWSIYIAGEYGGMNEVLADLYALTGRPAHLAAARCFDNTALLDACAENRDILDGRHANQHIPQFTGYLRLFDHTGEQRYAAAARNFWGMVAGPRTYSLGGTGQGEMFRARGAVAATLGDNNAETCATYNMLKLSRGLFFHDPDPAYTDYYERGLTNHILASRRDAASTSSPEATYFVGMGPGVVRAYDNTGTCCGGTGMENHTKYQDSIYFRSADGTALYVNLHVASTLRWPERGLVVEQTSAYPYEGVRTLTFREGGGTLDLKLRIPSWATTGVTVTVNGVRQRVAAVPGSYLTLNRDWRTGDRVGLSTPYRLRVERAPDDPTVQSLFHGPVLLVAQSPATTFREFSLYKDLTLRGDLADAIRPEGRPLHFTTHGLILAPFHLADDTRYHAYFKRVEPLILFGRTDSGVPNRARGDGLTFLDVLWAQAPFASSGVFVQAVRALADTWAVKGLLSTTERDRVITAAQNSGLRR; encoded by the coding sequence ATGTCCCAGCCCCCCACCCGCAGACGCGTGTTGGGCCTGGCCGCTGCGACAGCGGCCGCCGTGCCCCTCGCGCAGATCGCCACCCCGTCCTACGCCGCTGCGGCGCCCGACTGGCCGGTGCAGCCCTTCCCGCTCGGCCAAGTGACCCTCGGCGAGGGCGTGTTCCGCCGCAAGCGCGACCTCATGCTCGACTACGCCCGCTCCTACCCCGCCGACCGCATCCTGGCCGTCTTCCGCGCCAACGCGGGCCTCGACAGCCGGGGCGCCCGGCCGCCCGGCGGCTGGGAGACCGCCGACGGCAACCTGCGCGGCCACTACGGCGGCCACTTCCTGACCCTCGTCGCCCAGGCGTACGCCGGTACCCAGGAGACCGCCCTCAAGGCCAAGCTGGACTACCTGGTCACCGCGCTGGACGAGTGCCGGCAGGCCTTCGCGGAGCACGGCTCACCGAAACCGAGTCATCCGGGCTATCTGGCGGCGTACCCGGAGACGCAGTTCATCCTGCTGGAGAGCTACACGACGTACCCCACGATCTGGGCGCCGTACTACACCTGTCACAAGATCATGCGAGGCCTGCTCGACGCGCACACCCTGGGCGGCAGCCAGCAAGCGCTGCGGATGGCCTCAGCGATGGGCGACTGGGTGCACAGCCGCCTGAGCCGGCTGTCCAAGGCCCAGTTGGAGCGCATGTGGTCGATCTACATCGCCGGTGAGTACGGCGGAATGAACGAGGTGCTGGCCGACCTGTACGCCCTCACCGGACGCCCCGCACACCTCGCGGCCGCCCGCTGCTTCGACAACACCGCCTTACTGGACGCCTGTGCCGAGAACCGGGACATCCTCGACGGGCGGCACGCCAACCAGCACATCCCCCAGTTCACCGGCTACCTCCGGCTGTTCGACCACACCGGTGAGCAGCGGTACGCCGCCGCGGCCCGTAACTTCTGGGGCATGGTCGCAGGCCCCCGCACCTACAGCCTGGGCGGCACAGGACAGGGCGAGATGTTCCGGGCCCGGGGCGCCGTCGCGGCCACCCTGGGCGACAACAACGCCGAGACCTGCGCGACGTACAACATGCTCAAGCTGAGCCGCGGGCTCTTCTTCCACGACCCGGACCCCGCGTACACCGACTACTACGAGCGAGGCCTGACCAACCACATCCTCGCCTCCCGCCGGGACGCTGCCAGTACGAGCAGCCCGGAGGCCACCTACTTCGTCGGGATGGGCCCCGGGGTGGTGCGCGCGTACGACAACACCGGAACCTGCTGCGGCGGCACCGGCATGGAGAACCACACCAAGTACCAGGACTCGATCTACTTCCGCTCCGCCGACGGCACCGCCCTGTACGTCAACCTCCACGTCGCCTCGACCCTGCGCTGGCCGGAACGCGGGCTCGTCGTCGAGCAGACGAGCGCCTATCCGTACGAGGGCGTGCGCACCCTGACCTTCCGCGAGGGCGGCGGCACACTGGATCTGAAGCTCCGCATCCCCTCCTGGGCCACGACAGGCGTCACCGTCACGGTCAACGGCGTACGGCAGCGGGTCGCGGCGGTGCCGGGCAGCTACCTCACCCTGAACCGGGACTGGCGGACCGGCGACCGGGTCGGTCTCTCGACCCCCTACCGCCTGCGCGTCGAGCGGGCCCCGGACGATCCGACGGTCCAGTCGCTCTTCCACGGCCCGGTCCTGCTGGTCGCTCAGAGCCCGGCCACGACCTTCCGGGAGTTCTCCTTATACAAGGACCTCACACTCCGCGGCGACCTCGCCGACGCGATCCGCCCCGAGGGCCGCCCGCTGCACTTCACCACGCACGGCCTCATCCTCGCCCCCTTCCACCTCGCGGACGACACCCGCTACCACGCCTACTTCAAACGCGTCGAACCGCTCATCCTCTTCGGCCGGACCGACTCGGGCGTCCCGAACCGCGCCCGCGGCGACGGCCTGACCTTCCTCGACGTGCTCTGGGCACAGGCGCCTTTCGCGTCCTCGGGAGTGTTCGTGCAGGCGGTACGCGCTCTTGCCGATACCTGGGCCGTGAAAGGGCTGTTGAGCACCACCGAACGGGACCGGGTGATCACCGCCGCGCAGAACTCGGGCCTCAGGCGCTGA
- a CDS encoding glycoside hydrolase family 43 protein gives MTTDTYRAAVTETEPLRLPDMPLHDPFVVADAETRTYYLYTSNEPSVSGVEGVGTMVYRSRDLRDWARPVVVFRTDEQEGIWARDGGWAPEVHAWGGRYYLFTTLHDEGRVLPVPPAGRWGTPFQLPNHARGTITAVSDSLLGPFTAVDPSGPTPPARLMTLDGTLHVDPAGQPWMVYAHEWLQTVDGTIEAVRLAPDLTGTVGEPVFLFKGSDAFWLGEQIPAGVPHQLAPYVTDGPQLHRTPDGALLMLWSTYEKNTAGPDGTVSGGYVQTYAVSKSGELTGPWEQRRPLVRDDSGHGMLFRTFDGRLMMILHRPFENARGKLYEMRVEGDELRVLRQCTDLDGDDISA, from the coding sequence ATGACGACGGACACGTATCGTGCAGCCGTGACCGAGACCGAGCCCCTGCGGCTGCCCGACATGCCGTTGCACGATCCGTTCGTCGTCGCCGATGCCGAGACGCGGACGTACTACCTCTACACCTCCAACGAACCGTCCGTGTCGGGTGTGGAGGGCGTCGGGACGATGGTCTACCGCAGTCGGGATCTGCGGGACTGGGCGCGGCCCGTCGTCGTGTTCCGGACGGACGAGCAGGAGGGGATCTGGGCACGGGACGGCGGGTGGGCGCCGGAGGTGCACGCGTGGGGTGGCAGGTACTACCTGTTCACCACGCTGCACGACGAGGGCCGGGTGCTGCCGGTGCCGCCGGCCGGGCGGTGGGGCACGCCCTTCCAGCTGCCGAACCATGCGCGCGGCACGATCACCGCCGTGTCCGACTCGCTGCTCGGGCCCTTCACCGCCGTCGACCCGTCCGGGCCCACTCCGCCCGCACGTCTCATGACCCTCGACGGCACGCTCCACGTCGATCCGGCCGGGCAGCCCTGGATGGTGTACGCGCACGAGTGGCTGCAAACCGTCGACGGGACGATCGAAGCCGTCCGGTTGGCTCCCGATCTGACCGGAACGGTCGGCGAACCCGTCTTTCTGTTCAAGGGCTCGGACGCGTTCTGGCTCGGTGAGCAGATCCCCGCGGGCGTACCGCACCAGCTCGCGCCCTACGTCACCGACGGCCCGCAGCTCCACCGCACCCCTGACGGTGCCCTCCTCATGCTGTGGTCGACGTACGAGAAGAACACGGCCGGGCCGGACGGCACCGTCAGCGGCGGTTACGTGCAGACCTACGCCGTCTCCAAGTCCGGTGAGCTGACCGGCCCCTGGGAGCAGCGCCGGCCGCTGGTCCGGGACGACAGCGGGCACGGGATGCTGTTCCGGACCTTCGACGGCCGGCTGATGATGATCCTTCACCGTCCCTTCGAGAACGCGCGCGGGAAGCTGTACGAGATGCGGGTCGAGGGTGACGAGCTGCGGGTGCTGCGGCAGTGCACCGACCTGGACGGCGACGACATCAGCGCCTGA
- a CDS encoding DUF1905 domain-containing protein translates to MQLTFTGRVIEWRGPAPYYFVPVPDQESADIGEVALMATYGWGVIPVEARIGEVTFTTSLFPKDGGYLLPLKNAVRGPEGLDAGDGGWR, encoded by the coding sequence ATGCAGCTCACCTTCACCGGCCGGGTGATCGAATGGCGCGGCCCGGCGCCCTACTACTTCGTCCCGGTGCCCGACCAGGAGTCCGCCGACATCGGTGAGGTGGCCCTGATGGCCACGTACGGCTGGGGCGTGATCCCGGTCGAGGCCCGGATCGGTGAGGTCACCTTCACGACGTCGCTGTTCCCGAAGGACGGCGGCTATCTGCTGCCGCTCAAGAACGCGGTGCGGGGGCCGGAGGGGCTCGACGCGGGGGACGGCGGGTGGAGATGA
- a CDS encoding TetR/AcrR family transcriptional regulator has product MAESTPDADPAAWVTALRRTPQQARSRARLARVLEAAERILVEEGVESLTTTRIASEARVSVGSLYQYLPDRGAIIDALAAGYFAKLEAAMDALVEAAAAERWEDPVGVLIDAYTEIYRTEHGFRALWFGSGLTERTRTADREHKRRMADGIRRILLALQLAEDDETLARVCHAAILAADALAQEAFRRETKGDAALLEETKIMLRGYLTDIAARYNGS; this is encoded by the coding sequence GTGGCTGAGTCCACCCCGGACGCCGACCCGGCCGCGTGGGTCACCGCCCTGCGCCGCACTCCCCAACAGGCCCGCAGCCGGGCCCGTTTGGCCAGGGTTCTCGAAGCCGCGGAGCGCATCCTGGTCGAGGAGGGTGTCGAGTCGCTCACCACGACCCGGATCGCGTCCGAGGCGCGGGTGTCGGTCGGCTCGCTGTACCAGTACCTGCCCGATCGCGGGGCGATCATCGACGCGCTCGCGGCCGGCTACTTCGCCAAGCTGGAAGCGGCGATGGACGCGCTCGTCGAGGCCGCGGCCGCCGAGCGCTGGGAGGACCCGGTCGGCGTGCTCATCGACGCGTACACGGAGATCTACCGCACCGAACACGGCTTCCGCGCCCTGTGGTTCGGCAGCGGACTGACCGAGCGGACCCGGACCGCGGACCGCGAGCACAAGCGCCGGATGGCCGACGGGATCCGCCGCATCCTGCTCGCCCTGCAGCTCGCCGAGGACGACGAGACCCTCGCCCGCGTCTGCCACGCCGCGATCCTCGCCGCCGACGCCCTCGCCCAGGAGGCCTTCCGCCGGGAAACGAAGGGGGACGCTGCGCTGCTCGAGGAGACCAAGATCATGCTGCGCGGTTATCTCACGGACATCGCGGCGCGGTACAACGGTTCCTGA
- a CDS encoding class II aldolase/adducin family protein, protein MTDSSPVLSEERAAVADACRRLGAEGLLIGTAGNVSVRVEDHVAITATGAVLAELTPDQVTVVDLDGEIAAGSLLPTSELDLHLGVYRRYGTAAVVHTHAPMATALSLVLDELPCVHYQLLALGGTVRVAPYATFGTPELAESVLAALEGRGAALMANHGAVTHAPTLDKAVEHALLLEWACGVYQRAAALGQPRILDEQQQIAVIEAALARNYGTTQSAQEGNR, encoded by the coding sequence ATGACCGACTCAAGCCCGGTGCTGAGCGAGGAGCGGGCCGCCGTGGCGGACGCCTGCCGCCGTCTGGGGGCCGAGGGCCTGCTCATCGGTACGGCGGGCAATGTCAGCGTGCGCGTCGAGGACCACGTGGCGATCACCGCGACCGGCGCCGTCCTGGCCGAGCTCACCCCGGACCAGGTGACCGTGGTGGACCTCGACGGAGAGATCGCGGCCGGAAGCCTGCTGCCCACCTCGGAGCTCGACCTCCACCTGGGCGTCTACCGCCGCTACGGCACCGCCGCCGTGGTGCACACCCACGCCCCGATGGCCACCGCGCTCTCCCTCGTCCTCGACGAACTGCCCTGCGTCCACTACCAGTTGCTGGCCCTCGGCGGCACCGTCCGGGTCGCGCCGTACGCCACCTTCGGCACCCCGGAACTGGCCGAGTCGGTCCTCGCCGCGCTGGAGGGGCGCGGTGCGGCCCTGATGGCCAACCACGGCGCGGTCACCCACGCCCCGACCCTCGACAAGGCGGTCGAGCACGCGCTGCTCCTGGAGTGGGCCTGCGGTGTCTACCAGCGCGCGGCCGCCCTGGGACAGCCCCGCATCCTCGACGAACAGCAGCAGATCGCGGTGATCGAGGCCGCCCTCGCCCGCAACTACGGCACCACGCAATCCGCACAGGAGGGGAACCGATGA
- a CDS encoding carbohydrate kinase family protein: MKAQNVVTMGVHVLDVLVRPVEEIPEGQGATLVEDIRMTAAGTAAGTALTLAKLGASVRTAGAIGTDPTGDLLTQLLDKAGIDTALLVRRTDTSTSATVLPIRPNGDRPTLHLLGANITYGLDDVSWDAVAEASHLHLGGPELIGAEVATRILAHAKDHGVITSVDLLAPGELGTFDQIEPLLPYVDYLLPNEDQVLGFSEEEDLVTGAKKFLAGGVGLVAVTRGGDGALLVTAEGTETIPAFEVEVVDTTGCGDAFSAGFLRGVGLGRTPREAAILGSAAAALVAQGLGSDHGDFDLAEADEFSMTSKTRA; encoded by the coding sequence ATGAAGGCACAGAACGTCGTCACCATGGGTGTGCACGTGCTCGACGTGCTGGTACGGCCGGTCGAGGAGATACCCGAGGGCCAGGGCGCGACCCTGGTCGAGGACATCCGCATGACCGCCGCCGGCACGGCCGCGGGCACCGCCCTCACCCTCGCCAAGCTGGGCGCCTCGGTGCGCACCGCGGGGGCGATCGGCACCGACCCGACGGGCGACCTGCTCACGCAGCTGCTCGACAAGGCCGGGATCGACACCGCGTTGCTCGTGCGCCGTACCGACACCTCCACCTCCGCGACCGTCCTGCCCATCCGCCCCAACGGTGACCGCCCCACCCTCCACCTGCTCGGCGCCAACATCACCTACGGCCTCGACGACGTGTCCTGGGACGCGGTCGCCGAGGCGAGCCACCTGCACCTCGGCGGCCCCGAGCTGATCGGCGCAGAGGTCGCCACCCGCATCCTGGCGCACGCCAAGGACCACGGCGTCATCACCTCGGTGGACCTGCTCGCGCCGGGTGAGCTCGGCACCTTCGACCAGATCGAACCGCTGCTCCCGTACGTCGACTACCTGCTCCCCAACGAGGACCAGGTCCTCGGCTTCAGCGAGGAAGAGGACCTGGTGACCGGTGCGAAGAAGTTCCTGGCCGGGGGTGTGGGCCTGGTCGCGGTCACCCGTGGCGGCGACGGCGCCCTCCTGGTCACCGCCGAGGGCACGGAGACCATCCCCGCCTTCGAGGTCGAGGTCGTCGACACCACCGGCTGCGGCGACGCCTTCTCGGCGGGCTTCCTGCGCGGGGTGGGCCTGGGCCGTACGCCACGCGAGGCGGCGATCCTGGGCAGTGCCGCGGCGGCGCTGGTGGCGCAGGGCCTGGGCAGCGACCACGGCGACTTCGACCTGGCGGAGGCCGACGAGTTCTCCATGACGAGCAAGACCCGCGCATAG
- a CDS encoding DUF2218 domain-containing protein, producing MPRSEARVATDRPHRYAKQLASHLGRRSRTTWDEESGEGSLLFQNGGKGSLTATEGALVLRLETESEHLDLLEGVVGSHLVRFGSKDELVVAWTRDDGEPGTTQRKETD from the coding sequence ATGCCCCGCTCCGAAGCCCGCGTCGCCACCGACCGCCCGCACCGCTACGCCAAGCAGCTCGCCTCGCACCTCGGGCGTCGCAGCCGCACCACGTGGGACGAGGAGAGCGGTGAGGGCAGCCTGCTCTTCCAGAACGGAGGCAAAGGCTCCCTCACCGCCACCGAGGGTGCGCTGGTGCTGAGGCTGGAGACGGAGTCCGAGCACCTCGATCTCCTGGAGGGTGTCGTCGGCAGCCACCTGGTCCGCTTCGGCAGCAAGGACGAACTCGTCGTCGCGTGGACGCGGGACGACGGCGAGCCCGGCACGACGCAGCGCAAGGAGACCGACTGA